The genomic window CACGTTCGACGGCATCCACCACGTCGAGGGCTGGGTCCCGCAGCGGATCGTCACGGCGACGGGCCCGAACCCGCTGCCGCGGTGAGCCGGCCCGGGGCGCTCGTTCGCCTGCACGGTCACGCGGCGTGCGCGGCATCCGAAGTGCTTTAGGATAGCCTTACCTCCCCGCTCGGACTGGAAGGTCCCGTCTTCGATGAGTTCACGCCTGCGCCGCGCGCTGTTCCTGCCCGCCGCCGTTGCCGCCTCGGCCCTCCTGCTCGCCGGCTGCGCCGCTGGCGGATCCGGCGAGCCCGCGGCCGACCCCGACGCGCTCGTCGTCTACAACGCGCAGCACGAGGAGCTCACCCAGGAGTGGGCCGACGCGTTCACCGAGGAGACCGGCATCGACGTCGTGCTCCGCAACGGCGACGACAGCGAGCTCGGCAACCAGCTCGTGCAGGAGGGTGCGGCGTCGAAGGCCGACGTGTTCCTCACCGAGAACTCGCCGGCGATGTCGCTCGTCGAGCAGGCCGGCCTGCTCGCGCCCGTCGACGAGACGACGCTCGCGCTCGTGCCCGAGCAGTACCGTCCGGCGTCGGGCGAGTGGACCGGCATCGCCGCGCGCTCGACCGTGCTCGTCTACAACCCCGACCTCATCTCCGAAGACGACCTGCCCGCGTCGCTCATGGACCTCGCGAAGCCCGAGTGGAAGGGCCGCTGGGGCGCCGCCCCGGCGAAGGCCGACTTCCAGGCGATCGTGTCGGCCGTGCTCGCCACGCAGGGCGAGGAGGCCACGCGCGACTGGCTCGAGGGCATGGCCGAGAACGCCACCGACTACCGCAACAACATCGTGACGATGAAGGCCGTCAACGCCGGCGAGGTCCCGGTCGGCGTCATCTACCACTACTACTGGTACCGCGACCAGGATGCGGCGGCCGAGGACAGCGGCAACACGAAGCTGCACTACTTCGGCAACCAGGACCCGGGCGCGTTCGTGAGCGTGTCGGGCGGCGGCGTGCTGGAGAACGCGCCGCACCCCGACGAGGCCCAGCAGTTCCTCGCGTTCATCGCGGGCGAGCAGGGCCAGAAGATCCTCGGCGAGGGCTACAGCTTCGAGTACCCCGTCGGCTCGGGCGTGCCCGCGAAGGCCGAGCTCCCGCCGCTCGACAGCCTCGACGCGCCGGTCATCGACCCGTCGACCCTCAACGGACCCGAGGTCATCCAGCTCATGACGGAAGCCGGACTGCTCTGACCACCACCGCGACCCGTTCACCGGCGGTCGAGACGCACGGGCGTCGACCGCCGGCGGGACTGGTCGCACTCGTCGCGGTGCTCGCCGTCGGCGCACTCGTGCCGATCGGGTACGTCGTGCAGGCCGCGGTCGCGATGGGATGGGCCGAGCTCTCGGCGCTCGTCTTCCGGCCGAAGGTCGGCGAACTGCTCGTCAACACCGTGCTGCTCGTCGTGATCGGCGTGCCCGCGACCGTCGTGCTCGGCGTGGGCGGCGCGTGGCTCGTCGAGCGCACCGCGCTGCCCGGCCGCCGCACGTTCGCGGTCGCGTTCGCGGCGCCGCTCGCGATCCCCGCGTTCGTCGCGAGCTACGGCTGGGCGAGCGCCATCCCTTCGATCAGCGGACTCTGGGGCGGCGTACTCGTGTCGGTGCTCGCGTACTTCCCGCTCGCGTACCTGCCCGCGCTCGCGGCGATCCGCGGGCTGGATCCAGCGCTCGAGGAGTCCGCACGGGCGCTCGGCATGGGGTCGTGGGCCGTCTTCGCCCGCGTCGTGCTGCCGCAGCTGCGCCTGGCGATCCTCGGCGGCGCGCTCGTCGTCGGCCTGCACCTGCTCGCCGAGTACGGCGCGTTCGCGTTCCTGCGCTTCGACACGTTCACGACCGCGATCGTCACCGCCTACCAGGCCACCTTCGCGGGGCCGAACGCGGCGGCCCTCGGCCTCGTGCTCGCGGTGCTCTGCCTGGTCCTGCTCGGCCTCGAGTCGCTCGCGCGGGGTCGCGCGCGCTACGCCCGCATCGGCAGCGGCACGCCGCACCCGCCGGCGCGTCTCGAGCTCGGCCGGCTCCGGGTGCTGACGACCGTCGGGGCGATCGCCCTCGTCACGGCCTCGATCGTCGTCCCGCTCGCGAGCGTCGTGCGCTGGCTGTTCCGCGCCGACGCGACCGACCTCGGCGGGCTCGCGCCGGCGACCGTCCAGACGCTCGGGCTGTCGATCGGCGGCGCGGTGTGCGCGATCCTCGTCGCCCTGCCATTCGCCTGGCTCGCGGTCCGCTACCCGAGCCGCATCTCGCGACTGCTCGAGGGGTCGGCCTACCTCGCAAGCAGCCTGCCGGCGATCATCGTCGCGCTCGCGCTCGTCGCGACCACGCTCGCCTTGGCGCCCGCGCTCTACCAGACGGCGTTCACGGTCATCGTCGCGTACGTGATCATCTTCCTGCCGCGTGCGCTGGTGCCCCTGCGCGCCGGGCTCGCGCAGGTGCCCGAGTCGCTCGAGGAGGCCGCGCGCTCCCTCAGCGTGCCGCCGTGGGCCGCGCGCCTGCGGGTGACCGCGCCCCTGCTGATGCCGTCGGTCGCGGCGGGCGGCGCGCTCGTGGCGCTCGGCGCCGCCAACGAGCTCACCGCGACCCTGCTGCTCGCGCCCACCGGCACCCGGACCGTCGCGACGAGCTTCTGGACCGCGGCATCCTCCCTCGACTACCCGGCCGCCGCGCCGTACGCCGTGCTGCTCGTGCTGCTCTCGGTGCCCGCGGTCGCCCTCATGTTCGCCAACGCCACCGGACGGAGCCTCCGATGACCCTTCGCCTCAGCGGCGTCTCGAAGTCGTTCGGCAGCACGGAGGTGCTGCGCGACGTGAGCCTCGAGGTGCCCGACGGCACCCGGCTCGCCCTCGTGGGCTCATCGGGCAGCGGCAAGAGCACGCTGCTCCGCCTGGTCGCGGGCTTCGAGCGACCCGACTCGGGCACGATCTCGCTCGACGGTCGCGAGCTCGCGGGCCCCGCGACCTCCGTGCCCGCGCACCGCCGCGGCATCGGCTATGTCGCGCAGGACGGCGCGCTGTTCCCGCACCTCTCGGTGGCCCGCAATATCGCCTTCGGGCTGCCGCGCGCCGAGCGGAGGCCCGCGCGCGTCGCCGAGCTCATGGAGCTCGCCTCGCTCGATCCGGCGCTCGCCGACCGCATGCCGCACGAGCTCTCCGGCGGACAGCAGCAGCGCGTCGCGCTCGCGCGCGCCCTCGCCCTGCGGCCGAAGGTGATCCTGCTCGACGAGCCGTTCAGCGCGCTCGACACGGGCCTGCGCGCCCAGACCCGCCGTGCGGTCATCGAGGTCCTCGAGCGAAGCGGCGTCACGGCCGTGCTCGTCACGCACGACCAGGAGGAGGCCCTCTCGTTCGGGCAGCAGGTCGGCGTGCTCGCGGGTGGCCGCCTCGTGCAGGCCGGCGACCCGGCCGCGGTGTTCGACGCACCCGTCGATGCGGGGGTCGCCGAGTTCCTGGGCGACGTGGTCGTCGTTCCCGCGAAGTCGGCGGGTGCCGCGCTCGCCGACTGCGCATTCGGATGCCTCGCGGTGCGCCACGACCGCAGCGGCGGTGCCGAGCGCGTGTGCGCCATGCTCCGCCCCGAGCAGCTCCGCCTCGAGCCGGCCGACTCCGAGGGCAACGCGACCGTGGTCGACGTGCGCCGTACGGGCGCGTCGGCCGAACTGAAGCTGCGGCTCGGCGCCACGGAGTTCCCCGTCGAGGTGAGCCACCGCGTGCCGCTGCACGAGGCGGCCCGGTTCGTGCCGGGATGCCCCGTGCGCGTCGCCGTCGACGGCGGCGTGGTGCTCTACCCGGAGCCCGACCAGCCGCCGGTGCGCGCGACGCCCGTCGACTGACGTCCGCGCCCGCCCACGCGGTCGCAGGTCAAGGCGCGAGCAGCGTCACGATCGTCGCGCCGTGCACCACGGCGATGCCGAGGTTGCTGAGCACGACGGGGTTCCGCCGTGCGTCCTCGACGGTGATCGCCGTGCCCACCTTGTAGACGACCTGGATCCCGAGCAGGCCGATCGCGGCCGACTCGACGAACGCGCGATCGGCGCCGATCAGCCACCCGGCGAGCAGCGCGACGCTGGCGAGGAGGATGGCCGCGTAGATCGCGAACAGGATGTCGCGCGCAGGGGTTCGATCGCCGTACGCCGCGACGACCCAGCCGCGCTCCCTGCGCATCGACGCGAGCACGGGCACGAGCACGTTGAGCGTCAGGGAGACGACGATCACGCCGCGGCCCCGTCGCGAAGCCACGCCGGGAGGTAGGGCGCCGTCGCCTGCTCGAGCCACGACCACAGCTCGGCCTGGCGCGTCTCGAGTCGCGTGCTCGGTGCGGCCTGCGTCACGCGCCCGATCTCCACGTAGCCGCCGTGCAGCCCGGGGTGCGCATCGCCGAGTGCGAGCTCGACGGCGTGCCGGCTCGTGCGCCCGGGCGTGGTCGCGCCGGGCAGCACGCTCATCGCGGGCATCATCCAGCGCCACACCCAGTACATGTAGCCGGGCATGTCGCGCCCGAGTCCCGTGCCCGCGACGAGGCCGGGGTCGTAGGTGTTGAGTCGGTGGCCGTCGTCGGCGAGCCGACGTGCCCACGGATGGGAGAGGGTCACGAGCGCGAGCTTGCTCGTGGCGTAGGCGGTTCCGCCGTGCTCCCGCTCGTCGCGGAACCGCTCCCCACCGGTGGGTTCCGGCATCGGCGTCGCGAGTGCGGCGGGCGGCTGCCAGACCGGATCGGGCACGAGGTTGAACGACGCTCGCCGGCCGCGGTGCGTCGACGAGCCGAGCAGCACCGCGTGACCGTGGTCGGCGAGCAGGGGCCGGATGCCGCGCAGCAGGAGGTGCTGCGCGATGACGTTCACCGTGAAGGCGAGCTCCCATCCCTGCGCGCCGCGGCGACGCCGATCGGTGAACTGGGCGCCCGCGTTGAGGATCGCCGCGTCGAGCCGGCCGACCCGCCCGGAGCGCACGAGGTCGCCCACGTCGTCGAGCGCGCGGGAGACGTCGGTGAGGTCGGCGAGGTCGGCGCGCAGCGGGTGCGCGACCAGGCCGGCGTCGCGGGCACGTCGTGCCGCGGCATCCAGCCGCTCGCGATCACGGCCGATCAGCACGAGCGTCGGGCGCGACGGATGTCGCACCAGGTGGCCGAGCATGCCGGCGCCGATGCCGCTCGTGGGGCCGGTGAGGAGGACGGTGGGGGAAGTGATGTCAGAGTGTGTCATAGCGGCACGACTACGCTGATGTCACAATGTGACACAAGGGTAGGATTCGTGCATGCCACGCTGGCCCGAGCACACCCGCACGCGACTCGTCGACGCCGCGTTCGGGCTGTTCGTCGAACAGGGCTACTCGGGCACGACCGTCGAGCAGATCGCGACCAGGGCCGGCGCGACCTCGCGCACCTTCTTCCGCCACTTCCGCGACAAGGACGAGGTGCTCTTCGCCGATGACGACGAACTGCTGCCCGAGCTCGTCTCGTCGATCGGCCGCCCGCGCGACGCCGCCGACGCCGGCGCGATGATGCGGGCCGCGCTCGGCGAGCTCGCCGACCGGTTCGAGCCCGACCGGCCCCGGCTGCAGCTGCGCCAGCGCATCATCGAGCAGGATGTCGGACTGGCCGGGCGCGAACTCGCGAAGCAGGCCCGCTGGCAGCGTGTCGCCGCCGACGCGCTGCGCGAGCGCGGGTTCGAGCGCGAGGATGCCGAGATCCTCGCCGCGATCGGCTTCGCCCTCTTCACCGGCGCGCTTCACGAATGGCTCGAGGTCGACGACGGCACCTCGCTCCGAGCCCACGTCGAGCGCCGTTTCCCGCGGGTCGCCGGCGCCATGAGCCGACCGGTGCCAGGCTGATGCGCTCCGTCTCGCTCGACGCCCTCGCCGCCTTCGTCGCCGTCGCGCGCGTCGGATCGGTGACCGGCGGCGCCGACGAGCTGGGCCTGACCCAGTCCACGGTGTCCGCGCAGTTGCAGGCGCTCGAACGCGACCTCGGGTACCGGGTCTTCGACCGCTCCTCCCGTGGCGTCACGCTCACCACCCGCGGTCGCGCGCTGCTCGCCAGGGTGGGCGGCCCCGTGGACGCCGCGGTCGACGCCGTCGCCGACGCGACCGGGCGCACGGCGTCCGAGCACACGGTCTTCCTCGGCGGGCCCGCCGAGTTCCTGTCCACCACGGTGCTGCCGAGGTTGGCCGAGTGGGCGGGTCCAGACCTCGACGTTCGCGTGCGGTTCGGCGAGACCTCCGACCTGCTGTCCGCGCTCGAGGCCTCGGAGCTCGACCTCGTGCTGAGCACCGTGCAGCCGCGGATCCGCGGCGTCGAGTTCGCGCCGCTCGTCGACGAGCAGTTCGTGCTCGCCGTCCCGCCCGCGCTCGTCGACGCGTTCCGCGCCGACCCCGACGCGGTGCCGGTCGTCGCGTACGGCGAGCAGCTGCCCATCATCCGCCGCTACTGGCGCTCGGTGTTCGACCGGCGACCCTCGGCGCTGCGGGTCCTGGCGACGGTGCCCGACCTCCGCGTGCTGGCCGAGCTCGCCGCCGGCGGCGTCGGCATGACCGTGCTGCCGACCTACCTCGCCGACCCCTACCTGCAGGCGGGCCGGCTCGTCGATCCGGTGCGGCCCGCCGAGCCGCCGATCAACACGCTCTACCTCGCCCGGCGACGCTCGCGCCCCGGGGCGGCTCCCGC from Agromyces aurantiacus includes these protein-coding regions:
- a CDS encoding TetR/AcrR family transcriptional regulator — its product is MPRWPEHTRTRLVDAAFGLFVEQGYSGTTVEQIATRAGATSRTFFRHFRDKDEVLFADDDELLPELVSSIGRPRDAADAGAMMRAALGELADRFEPDRPRLQLRQRIIEQDVGLAGRELAKQARWQRVAADALRERGFEREDAEILAAIGFALFTGALHEWLEVDDGTSLRAHVERRFPRVAGAMSRPVPG
- a CDS encoding ABC transporter ATP-binding protein, whose protein sequence is MTLRLSGVSKSFGSTEVLRDVSLEVPDGTRLALVGSSGSGKSTLLRLVAGFERPDSGTISLDGRELAGPATSVPAHRRGIGYVAQDGALFPHLSVARNIAFGLPRAERRPARVAELMELASLDPALADRMPHELSGGQQQRVALARALALRPKVILLDEPFSALDTGLRAQTRRAVIEVLERSGVTAVLVTHDQEEALSFGQQVGVLAGGRLVQAGDPAAVFDAPVDAGVAEFLGDVVVVPAKSAGAALADCAFGCLAVRHDRSGGAERVCAMLRPEQLRLEPADSEGNATVVDVRRTGASAELKLRLGATEFPVEVSHRVPLHEAARFVPGCPVRVAVDGGVVLYPEPDQPPVRATPVD
- a CDS encoding iron ABC transporter substrate-binding protein; the protein is MSSRLRRALFLPAAVAASALLLAGCAAGGSGEPAADPDALVVYNAQHEELTQEWADAFTEETGIDVVLRNGDDSELGNQLVQEGAASKADVFLTENSPAMSLVEQAGLLAPVDETTLALVPEQYRPASGEWTGIAARSTVLVYNPDLISEDDLPASLMDLAKPEWKGRWGAAPAKADFQAIVSAVLATQGEEATRDWLEGMAENATDYRNNIVTMKAVNAGEVPVGVIYHYYWYRDQDAAAEDSGNTKLHYFGNQDPGAFVSVSGGGVLENAPHPDEAQQFLAFIAGEQGQKILGEGYSFEYPVGSGVPAKAELPPLDSLDAPVIDPSTLNGPEVIQLMTEAGLL
- a CDS encoding LysR family transcriptional regulator, translating into MRSVSLDALAAFVAVARVGSVTGGADELGLTQSTVSAQLQALERDLGYRVFDRSSRGVTLTTRGRALLARVGGPVDAAVDAVADATGRTASEHTVFLGGPAEFLSTTVLPRLAEWAGPDLDVRVRFGETSDLLSALEASELDLVLSTVQPRIRGVEFAPLVDEQFVLAVPPALVDAFRADPDAVPVVAYGEQLPIIRRYWRSVFDRRPSALRVLATVPDLRVLAELAAGGVGMTVLPTYLADPYLQAGRLVDPVRPAEPPINTLYLARRRSRPGAAPAAEAVAERLQAMLRD
- a CDS encoding ABC transporter permease encodes the protein MLAVGALVPIGYVVQAAVAMGWAELSALVFRPKVGELLVNTVLLVVIGVPATVVLGVGGAWLVERTALPGRRTFAVAFAAPLAIPAFVASYGWASAIPSISGLWGGVLVSVLAYFPLAYLPALAAIRGLDPALEESARALGMGSWAVFARVVLPQLRLAILGGALVVGLHLLAEYGAFAFLRFDTFTTAIVTAYQATFAGPNAAALGLVLAVLCLVLLGLESLARGRARYARIGSGTPHPPARLELGRLRVLTTVGAIALVTASIVVPLASVVRWLFRADATDLGGLAPATVQTLGLSIGGAVCAILVALPFAWLAVRYPSRISRLLEGSAYLASSLPAIIVALALVATTLALAPALYQTAFTVIVAYVIIFLPRALVPLRAGLAQVPESLEEAARSLSVPPWAARLRVTAPLLMPSVAAGGALVALGAANELTATLLLAPTGTRTVATSFWTAASSLDYPAAAPYAVLLVLLSVPAVALMFANATGRSLR
- a CDS encoding SDR family NAD(P)-dependent oxidoreductase, producing the protein MTHSDITSPTVLLTGPTSGIGAGMLGHLVRHPSRPTLVLIGRDRERLDAAARRARDAGLVAHPLRADLADLTDVSRALDDVGDLVRSGRVGRLDAAILNAGAQFTDRRRRGAQGWELAFTVNVIAQHLLLRGIRPLLADHGHAVLLGSSTHRGRRASFNLVPDPVWQPPAALATPMPEPTGGERFRDEREHGGTAYATSKLALVTLSHPWARRLADDGHRLNTYDPGLVAGTGLGRDMPGYMYWVWRWMMPAMSVLPGATTPGRTSRHAVELALGDAHPGLHGGYVEIGRVTQAAPSTRLETRQAELWSWLEQATAPYLPAWLRDGAAA